One window from the genome of Leucobacter aridicollis encodes:
- a CDS encoding riboflavin synthase: MFTGLIEEIGEIVAIEPLGDSLRLTVAGPLVTSDATHGASIAVSGVCLTVIEQGADETGRGTFSADVMAQSIKMSTLGDLSVGSKVNLERAARLDTRLGGHIVQGHVDGTATLLTVADGDAWRTLRFALSRDLAPLLVDKGSVTLSGTSLTVSAISPAAETEQWFEVSLIPETLEATTLGALSPGDRVNVETDLIARHVERMLSFTPQA, translated from the coding sequence GTGTTCACCGGACTTATCGAAGAGATCGGCGAGATCGTCGCCATCGAGCCACTCGGCGACTCCCTCAGGCTCACAGTCGCTGGCCCGCTCGTCACGAGCGACGCAACCCACGGGGCCTCTATCGCCGTCTCTGGTGTCTGCCTGACGGTCATCGAACAGGGCGCGGACGAGACGGGCCGCGGCACTTTCAGCGCCGACGTCATGGCGCAGTCGATCAAGATGTCGACGCTCGGAGACCTCAGCGTCGGCAGCAAGGTCAACCTTGAGCGCGCGGCACGCCTCGATACCCGGCTCGGCGGCCACATCGTTCAGGGGCATGTTGACGGCACCGCGACGCTGCTCACCGTCGCAGACGGCGACGCCTGGCGTACGCTCCGTTTCGCGCTCTCCCGCGACCTCGCCCCGCTGCTCGTCGACAAGGGATCAGTGACGCTTTCAGGTACCTCACTCACGGTGTCGGCGATCTCGCCGGCAGCAGAGACTGAGCAGTGGTTCGAGGTCTCACTCATTCCCGAGACGCTCGAAGCGACAACACTCGGCGCGCTCAGCCCAGGCGATCGCGTCAACGTCGAAACCGATCTCATTGCCCGCCACGTCGAGCGCATGCTCAGCTTCACGCCGCAGGCGTAG
- the ribA gene encoding GTP cyclohydrolase II, producing MTTERTEGIASIDEAIAAIKAGRPVIVADNENRENEGDVIISAELASAEWIAWTVHRSSGLLCAPMTNEIADKLDLPMMVERNEDVRGTAYTVTVDAAHGVTTGISASDRATTARVLANPDAVPTDVNRPGHILPLRAVDGGVRARDGHTEAAVELMRLAGLREVAIIAEIVADDGEMMRLPGLIELGGAEGVPVITIEQLIAYLNEHDPAGTPAVQGHSRRVSLRADTLLPTEHGDFRALAYRDRRAGVDHVALVAAGPDGAMPGKGALVRVHSECITGEAFGSLKCECGPQLDAALDLIHERGGVVVYLRGQEGRGIGLANKLRAYQLQESGVDTLDANLQLGLPADARDYTAAAEILSDLGISDVRLLTNNPDKVAQLEAHGLAVADRVPLFVGVTDENRGYLQAKRDRMGHALPAGEL from the coding sequence ATGACTACTGAACGTACCGAGGGTATCGCCTCGATCGACGAGGCCATCGCCGCGATCAAGGCCGGCCGCCCGGTCATCGTCGCAGACAACGAGAACCGTGAGAACGAGGGCGACGTGATCATCTCGGCCGAGCTCGCCTCAGCCGAGTGGATCGCGTGGACCGTGCACCGCTCGTCGGGGCTGCTCTGCGCCCCAATGACGAACGAGATCGCCGACAAGCTCGACCTCCCCATGATGGTTGAGCGCAACGAAGACGTGCGCGGCACTGCGTACACAGTCACCGTTGATGCAGCGCATGGCGTCACCACCGGCATCAGCGCGAGCGACCGCGCGACGACAGCGCGCGTACTTGCAAACCCCGACGCTGTTCCGACAGACGTGAATCGGCCCGGCCACATCCTGCCGCTCCGCGCCGTCGACGGCGGCGTGCGCGCCCGCGATGGCCACACTGAGGCCGCCGTGGAGCTCATGCGGCTCGCTGGGCTGCGCGAGGTAGCGATCATCGCCGAGATCGTCGCCGACGACGGTGAGATGATGCGTCTGCCGGGCCTCATCGAGCTTGGCGGCGCTGAAGGCGTTCCAGTCATCACGATCGAGCAGCTCATCGCGTACCTCAACGAGCACGACCCTGCAGGCACGCCCGCGGTGCAGGGACACTCGCGCCGCGTGAGCCTCCGGGCAGACACCCTGCTTCCCACCGAGCACGGAGACTTCCGCGCCCTCGCGTACCGTGACCGCCGTGCCGGGGTCGACCACGTCGCGCTCGTCGCTGCTGGACCAGACGGTGCGATGCCAGGCAAGGGCGCACTTGTCCGCGTTCACTCCGAGTGCATCACTGGTGAGGCATTCGGATCGCTCAAGTGCGAGTGCGGGCCGCAGCTCGACGCTGCGCTCGATCTCATTCACGAGCGCGGGGGCGTCGTCGTGTACCTCCGTGGCCAGGAGGGACGCGGGATCGGGCTCGCAAACAAGCTTCGCGCCTACCAGCTGCAGGAGAGCGGCGTCGACACTCTCGACGCGAACCTGCAGCTCGGACTCCCAGCTGACGCGCGCGACTACACGGCAGCTGCCGAGATCCTTTCCGACCTCGGCATCAGCGACGTGCGGCTGCTCACGAACAATCCCGATAAGGTTGCCCAGCTTGAGGCACACGGGCTTGCAGTGGCCGACAGGGTGCCGCTGTTCGTCGGAGTGACCGACGAGAACCGAGGCTACCTGCAGGCCAAGCGTGACCGAATGGGACACGCGCTGCCTGCGGGCGAACTCTAA
- the ribH gene encoding 6,7-dimethyl-8-ribityllumazine synthase, producing the protein MSGAGAPTLAVDATGMRVAIIAGSWHTEIMTGLIAGAEASVAASGATHSLFRVAGAFELPAAAQAALTPVAQGGGGFDAAVCLGVIIRGGTPHFEYVSSAVTDGLTRVQLDTSRPVGFGVLTTDNEQQALDRSGLPGSIESKGVEAAEAALHLADAMRTIREAGAAA; encoded by the coding sequence ATGAGTGGAGCAGGAGCCCCAACGCTCGCCGTCGACGCGACAGGGATGCGCGTCGCAATCATCGCAGGAAGCTGGCACACGGAGATCATGACAGGTCTCATCGCTGGCGCAGAGGCGTCAGTTGCCGCTTCGGGCGCCACGCACTCGCTCTTCAGGGTCGCGGGCGCGTTTGAATTGCCCGCAGCCGCTCAGGCAGCGCTCACTCCGGTGGCGCAGGGGGGCGGCGGGTTCGACGCGGCAGTCTGCCTCGGCGTCATCATTCGCGGCGGCACACCGCACTTCGAGTACGTCTCGAGCGCCGTGACCGACGGACTCACTCGCGTGCAGCTCGACACGAGCCGCCCCGTTGGCTTCGGCGTTCTCACGACAGACAATGAGCAGCAGGCGCTCGATCGTTCGGGCCTGCCAGGCTCCATCGAGTCGAAGGGTGTTGAGGCAGCCGAGGCTGCCCTGCACCTCGCTGACGCGATGCGGACGATCCGTGAGGCCGGCGCGGCCGCCTAG
- a CDS encoding ABC transporter ATP-binding protein, producing MPESNARQSAQPTDTVSSEAPGEARTSGKRRGRSAQAKGPRASFKQLLPYLFEQRGLLAFIIALSLVSALVSLSQPLLVGQVIERVQDSRPLGVLVGVLVAVVIVGALLDGYQHYLLQRMGEGVVLRSRRRLIAKILHLPISEFDRRRTGDLVSRVGSDTTLLRAVLTQGLVEAVGGSLLFVGALIGMLVIDPVLFLITFGIIGVSLVVVVALSSRIRPAVAQAQEKVGDLAASVDRAIGSMRTIRAAGAADREQVAIVQQAEEAYGFGLKIARISALIVPISFIALQVSLLSVLGFGGYRVASGAIEISQLVTFIIFLFMMVTPLGQAFGAFSAVNQALGALGRIQEIDSLTTETAGDADLSPSGDLLPLAESRSDAAPAIRFENVRFTYRSAAPDRVDARELVRRRSGRDAAAVPAEIVETPVLHGVSFDVPRGTRVALVGPSGAGKSTVLGLIERFYDPDSGAIELFGVDLRSLDRGELRSQLGYVEQDAPVLAGTLRDNLLLASPTASDAACERVLRAVNLGGLLDRSAATGGLESGLDAQVGENGLMLSGGEKQRLAIARALLTAPPILLLDESTASLDGVNERLMREALDSVATGRTLVVIAHRLSTVVDSDKIIVVNDGVVIGEGTHAELVASVPLYRELAQHQLLVPRGPEGPTK from the coding sequence GTGCCAGAATCTAACGCGCGACAGTCTGCTCAGCCAACCGACACCGTCTCGTCGGAGGCTCCCGGAGAGGCTCGCACGAGCGGGAAACGTCGCGGGCGCAGCGCACAGGCAAAGGGGCCTCGCGCATCGTTCAAGCAGCTCCTGCCGTACCTCTTCGAGCAGCGAGGCCTCCTCGCCTTCATCATCGCACTGAGCCTCGTGAGCGCGCTCGTATCGCTCTCTCAGCCACTCCTCGTCGGCCAGGTTATCGAGCGTGTCCAAGACTCTCGGCCGCTTGGCGTGCTCGTCGGCGTGCTTGTCGCCGTCGTCATCGTTGGCGCGCTACTCGACGGCTACCAGCACTACTTACTGCAGCGTATGGGCGAGGGAGTCGTGCTCCGCTCGCGGCGCAGGCTCATCGCGAAGATCCTGCACCTGCCGATCTCGGAGTTTGATCGCCGACGCACGGGCGACCTCGTGTCACGTGTCGGGTCAGACACGACACTTCTTCGAGCCGTGCTCACGCAGGGCCTTGTCGAAGCCGTCGGCGGCTCATTGCTCTTCGTGGGCGCGCTCATCGGCATGCTCGTCATCGATCCAGTGCTGTTCCTCATCACCTTCGGCATCATCGGGGTATCGCTCGTTGTCGTCGTCGCGCTTTCGAGCCGCATCCGGCCCGCGGTCGCGCAGGCGCAGGAGAAGGTGGGCGACCTCGCCGCGTCGGTCGACCGCGCGATCGGGTCGATGCGCACAATTCGTGCGGCGGGCGCCGCAGACCGCGAGCAGGTCGCAATCGTGCAGCAGGCGGAGGAGGCGTACGGCTTCGGCCTCAAGATCGCCCGGATCTCAGCTCTCATTGTTCCGATCTCGTTCATCGCGCTGCAGGTGTCGCTCCTCTCAGTGCTCGGCTTCGGCGGGTACCGCGTCGCATCTGGCGCAATCGAGATCAGCCAGCTCGTGACGTTCATCATCTTCCTCTTCATGATGGTGACCCCGCTGGGGCAGGCGTTCGGCGCCTTCTCCGCTGTGAACCAGGCGCTCGGCGCGCTCGGCCGCATCCAAGAGATCGACTCGCTCACTACAGAGACCGCAGGCGACGCCGACCTCTCCCCCTCAGGTGACCTCCTGCCCCTCGCAGAATCGCGGAGTGACGCGGCGCCGGCTATCCGGTTTGAGAACGTACGGTTCACGTATCGATCGGCTGCGCCCGACAGGGTCGACGCACGCGAGCTCGTGCGGAGACGCTCTGGCCGCGACGCCGCCGCGGTTCCCGCCGAGATTGTTGAGACGCCGGTGCTCCACGGGGTGTCATTCGATGTTCCACGTGGCACACGTGTCGCACTCGTCGGGCCATCGGGCGCAGGTAAGTCGACAGTGCTCGGGCTGATCGAGCGCTTCTACGATCCTGACTCGGGCGCCATCGAGCTGTTTGGCGTCGACCTGCGTTCGCTCGACCGCGGAGAGCTTCGTTCACAGCTCGGCTACGTCGAACAAGATGCGCCCGTGCTCGCCGGCACCCTCAGAGACAACCTCCTCCTCGCCTCCCCCACAGCGAGCGACGCCGCCTGTGAACGCGTGCTCAGGGCTGTCAATCTTGGTGGTCTTCTCGACCGGTCGGCAGCGACCGGTGGCCTCGAGAGCGGCCTCGACGCGCAGGTCGGCGAAAACGGCCTCATGCTCTCGGGCGGCGAGAAGCAGCGACTCGCGATTGCACGCGCACTGCTCACTGCCCCGCCGATCCTGCTGCTCGATGAATCAACTGCGTCGCTTGACGGAGTCAACGAGCGTCTGATGCGCGAGGCGCTCGACTCCGTTGCGACCGGCAGAACACTCGTCGTCATCGCGCATAGACTCTCGACAGTTGTCGACTCAGACAAGATCATCGTCGTGAACGATGGCGTCGTCATTGGTGAAGGCACACACGCCGAACTTGTCGCATCAGTGCCGCTGTACCGCGAGCTCGCCCAGCATCAGCTGCTGGTACCGAGGGGCCCAGAAGGTCCAACGAAGTAG
- a CDS encoding helix-turn-helix transcriptional regulator: protein MDAAELTARIKDLITLARGDGGTHEGGDIGRPVSSRDEGTALFSSLQLNARESVSALDNGDYCGDTNGQSPSQAIALSAGIRYRVVYSTSIFEHDAHLEATLDAIAQGEEARVSDLVPSRLVIRDRCEALVIAKGYPNVSPLGFHTTHPATVEYLCDLFDAVWTRALPVSPPQLDAQAALSPEQVQLLQYLVLGRTDASIARSLGVSERTVQRQVQAIQHALGAKGRFHLGVCIGEYLAGHENVPVQLGAVPVIP from the coding sequence ATGGACGCTGCAGAGCTCACCGCACGGATCAAAGATCTCATCACGCTCGCCCGCGGCGACGGCGGCACACACGAGGGCGGGGATATCGGGCGCCCGGTGAGCTCACGCGACGAGGGAACCGCGCTCTTCTCTTCGCTGCAGCTCAACGCGCGCGAATCAGTGAGCGCCCTCGACAACGGAGACTACTGCGGCGACACAAACGGGCAGAGCCCCTCACAAGCAATCGCGCTCTCTGCCGGCATTCGGTACCGCGTGGTGTATTCGACAAGCATCTTCGAGCACGACGCACACCTCGAGGCGACGCTCGACGCCATCGCGCAGGGGGAGGAAGCCCGCGTCTCCGACCTCGTACCCTCCCGGCTAGTCATCCGCGACCGCTGTGAGGCCCTCGTCATCGCGAAAGGCTACCCCAACGTCAGTCCCCTCGGTTTTCACACGACGCACCCGGCGACAGTCGAATACCTGTGCGACCTGTTCGACGCGGTGTGGACCCGCGCTCTTCCGGTCTCGCCACCGCAGCTTGACGCTCAGGCAGCCCTGTCACCCGAGCAAGTCCAGTTGCTCCAGTATCTCGTGCTCGGACGCACGGATGCGAGCATCGCGCGCTCCCTCGGCGTCAGCGAGCGCACTGTGCAACGACAAGTCCAGGCGATCCAACATGCGCTCGGTGCGAAGGGTCGTTTTCACCTTGGTGTCTGTATCGGAGAGTATCTCGCCGGCCACGAGAACGTCCCGGTGCAGCTGGGCGCGGTGCCCGTGATCCCGTAG